From one Streptomyces chromofuscus genomic stretch:
- a CDS encoding bifunctional adenosylcobinamide kinase/adenosylcobinamide-phosphate guanylyltransferase, which yields MELTLLGTGAPAGLPRSDCPCAACATALGADARAATAVLVDGALLLDLTPGAAFAAARAGRSLAGVRQVLLSHPHNGPPLEVPAGLPQPGRVPDGRELALLTGHRVRALAMDSPGTGYAMTGPDGQRLLYLPPGCAPAGLEEGGVAAGPYDMVLADVVGRPDALARLRSVGAVGPTTDVLAVHLDHDVPPGPELRRRLAAAGARAVPDGTTLAVGAYEEVPDVPRRTLVLGGARSGKSVEAERRLQAFPDVLYVATGGTRNGDGEWAERVAAHRERRPGSWRTVETCDLVPLLGEDGPPLLIDCLSLWLTDAMDSVDAWDDAEWADGGEKALRERVRSLAEAVRGTRRVVVAVSNEVGSGIVPATASGRRYRDELGRLNAAFAAECEHVLLVVAGQALVLRG from the coding sequence GTGGAACTGACTCTGCTCGGCACCGGCGCCCCCGCGGGACTCCCCCGCTCCGACTGTCCGTGCGCGGCGTGCGCGACCGCGCTGGGCGCGGACGCCCGGGCGGCCACGGCCGTGCTGGTGGACGGCGCGCTGCTGCTCGACCTGACGCCCGGGGCGGCGTTCGCGGCGGCACGGGCGGGACGGTCCCTGGCGGGGGTGCGCCAGGTGCTGCTGTCGCACCCCCACAACGGGCCGCCGCTGGAGGTGCCGGCCGGGCTGCCGCAGCCGGGGCGGGTGCCCGACGGACGGGAGTTGGCGCTGCTGACGGGGCATCGGGTGCGGGCGCTGGCGATGGACTCGCCGGGCACGGGGTACGCCATGACCGGGCCGGACGGGCAGCGGTTGCTGTACCTGCCGCCGGGGTGTGCGCCGGCCGGGCTGGAGGAGGGGGGCGTGGCGGCGGGGCCGTACGACATGGTGCTCGCGGACGTCGTGGGGCGGCCGGACGCGCTGGCGCGGCTGCGGTCGGTGGGGGCGGTCGGGCCCACGACGGACGTTCTCGCCGTCCACCTGGACCACGACGTGCCGCCGGGACCGGAGTTGCGGCGGCGGCTCGCCGCGGCGGGGGCGCGGGCGGTGCCGGACGGAACGACCCTGGCGGTCGGGGCGTACGAGGAGGTGCCCGACGTGCCGCGGCGGACGCTGGTGCTGGGGGGTGCGCGGTCGGGCAAGTCGGTGGAGGCGGAGCGGCGGCTGCAGGCGTTCCCCGACGTGCTGTACGTCGCGACGGGCGGCACCCGCAACGGGGACGGCGAGTGGGCCGAGCGGGTGGCCGCGCACCGGGAGCGGCGGCCGGGGTCGTGGCGCACGGTGGAGACGTGCGACCTGGTGCCGCTGCTCGGGGAGGACGGGCCGCCGCTGCTGATCGACTGTCTGTCGCTGTGGCTGACGGACGCGATGGACTCCGTCGACGCGTGGGACGACGCGGAGTGGGCCGACGGCGGTGAGAAGGCGCTGCGCGAGCGGGTGCGCTCGCTGGCGGAGGCCGTGCGCGGCACGCGGCGGGTGGTGGTCGCCGTGTCGAACGAGGTGGGCTCGGGCATCGTCCCGGCCACGGCGTCCGGGCGCCGGTACCGGGACGAACTCGGGCGTCTGAACGCGGCGTTCGCGGCCGAGTGCGAGCACGTGCTGCTGGTCGTGGCGGGCCAGGCCCTGGTGCTGCGGGGGTGA
- a CDS encoding class I SAM-dependent methyltransferase, whose product MSSSAPLSAPAIDLRRATYLAELAQGTERLQASRRESCPWCGGQRLRVRLTAPDVIQRKPGTFTLEECEDCAHVFQNPGLTPEGAAFYHRDRDLYERPPSRRRHRERIRAMLHIPEPESWLDVGTGDADFPATAREFFPYTSFDGTDPTPRVLRARATERVEEAYVGHLITPGLPARLRGRYDVVSVFHQFELSPSPREELRAAIAALRPGGHLVLELTDPRSAFAALLGKWWPGQAQPRQIHLLPLPNVHQALESHNCTILTTDACAPHTPTDLATATTRALSHVIPAPDTPWRTTRPTVLQHTTRAVLTAATAPLRLAATAADHTLAPLIRRSSFSNAYRVIARKNPLRQTGEPGPAAVR is encoded by the coding sequence ATGTCGTCGTCCGCCCCCCTCTCCGCACCGGCGATCGACCTGCGCCGCGCCACGTACCTCGCCGAACTCGCCCAGGGCACCGAGCGTCTCCAGGCGTCCCGCCGGGAGAGCTGCCCCTGGTGCGGCGGGCAGCGCCTGCGCGTCCGCCTCACGGCGCCCGACGTCATCCAGCGCAAGCCGGGCACGTTCACCCTCGAGGAGTGCGAGGACTGCGCCCACGTCTTCCAGAACCCCGGCCTGACGCCCGAGGGCGCGGCGTTCTACCACCGGGACCGGGACCTGTACGAGCGCCCGCCGTCCCGGCGCCGCCACCGGGAGCGGATCCGGGCGATGCTGCACATCCCGGAACCGGAGAGCTGGCTCGACGTGGGCACGGGCGACGCCGACTTCCCGGCCACCGCGCGGGAGTTCTTCCCGTACACCTCCTTCGACGGCACCGACCCCACCCCCCGCGTCCTGCGCGCCCGCGCGACGGAACGCGTGGAGGAGGCGTACGTCGGGCACCTCATCACGCCCGGGCTGCCGGCCCGCCTGCGCGGCCGCTACGACGTGGTGAGCGTCTTCCACCAGTTCGAACTGTCCCCGTCCCCCCGCGAGGAGCTCCGGGCGGCGATCGCGGCCCTGCGCCCCGGCGGCCACCTCGTCCTCGAACTGACCGATCCGCGCAGCGCCTTCGCCGCGCTCCTGGGCAAGTGGTGGCCCGGCCAGGCACAACCGCGCCAGATCCACCTGCTGCCGCTGCCCAACGTCCACCAGGCCCTGGAGTCCCACAACTGCACGATCCTCACCACGGACGCGTGCGCCCCGCACACCCCCACCGACCTCGCCACGGCGACGACCAGAGCCCTCTCCCACGTCATCCCCGCCCCCGACACCCCCTGGCGGACCACCCGGCCCACCGTCCTGCAGCACACCACGCGCGCCGTCCTGACGGCGGCGACGGCCCCGCTCCGCCTGGCGGCGACAGCCGCGGACCACACCCTGGCCCCCCTGATCCGCCGCAGCTCCTTCTCCAACGCCTACCGGGTGATCGCCCGCAAGAACCCCCTGCGGCAGACGGGGGAACCGGGGCCGGCGGCTGTCCGGTGA
- the cobT gene encoding nicotinate-nucleotide--dimethylbenzimidazole phosphoribosyltransferase codes for MSSLNLDDFTDLIERPDGGVRRDAEARRERQIVPPGTLGRLDDLGEWLAAAQGAVPVRPVDRPRVVLFAGDHGVAELGVSARPAGSAVELVREVLEGGRPVSVLARRLGVPVRVVDMALDCDPRTLPEDVSKYRVRRGSGRIDIEDALTAEEAEAAFRAGVAVADEEADAGTDLVVLGDVSVGGTTVAGVLVAALCGTDASVVTGRGGLAIDDLVWMRKCAAIRDALRRARPVLGDQLQLLAAVGGADVAAMTGFLLQCAVRKTPVILDGVVGAACALVAQRIAFRAPDWWLAGHNSGEPGQAKALDRMALEPLLDHGLSTGEGAGGLLALPLVQAAAALAAELPERPEKKNPTEEPDAE; via the coding sequence ATGAGCTCGCTTAATCTCGACGACTTCACCGATCTGATCGAGCGCCCCGACGGCGGGGTGCGCCGCGACGCGGAGGCCCGCCGGGAGCGTCAGATCGTGCCGCCCGGTACGCTGGGGCGGCTCGACGACCTGGGTGAGTGGCTGGCGGCGGCGCAGGGTGCCGTGCCGGTGCGGCCGGTGGATCGGCCGCGGGTGGTGCTGTTCGCCGGTGACCACGGTGTGGCGGAGCTGGGGGTGTCGGCGCGGCCCGCGGGGAGCGCCGTGGAGCTGGTGCGGGAGGTGCTGGAGGGCGGCCGGCCGGTGTCCGTGCTCGCCCGGCGGCTCGGCGTGCCGGTGCGGGTCGTGGACATGGCGCTGGACTGCGATCCGCGGACGCTGCCCGAGGACGTCTCCAAGTACCGGGTACGGCGCGGCAGCGGGCGGATCGACATCGAGGACGCGCTGACGGCCGAGGAGGCCGAGGCGGCGTTCCGGGCCGGCGTCGCGGTGGCCGACGAGGAGGCCGACGCCGGTACGGACCTGGTGGTGCTCGGCGATGTGAGCGTCGGCGGGACCACGGTGGCCGGGGTGCTGGTCGCGGCGCTGTGCGGGACCGACGCCTCCGTGGTGACCGGGCGGGGCGGGCTCGCGATCGACGACCTGGTGTGGATGCGCAAGTGCGCGGCGATCCGGGACGCGTTGCGGCGGGCGCGGCCGGTGCTCGGGGACCAGTTGCAGCTGCTGGCGGCCGTCGGCGGGGCCGATGTCGCGGCGATGACCGGGTTCCTGCTCCAATGCGCCGTGCGCAAGACCCCGGTGATCCTGGACGGCGTGGTGGGCGCCGCGTGCGCGCTGGTGGCGCAGCGGATCGCGTTCCGGGCGCCGGACTGGTGGCTGGCCGGGCACAACAGCGGCGAGCCGGGGCAGGCCAAGGCGCTGGACCGGATGGCGCTGGAGCCGCTGCTCGACCACGGGCTGTCGACCGGGGAGGGCGCGGGAGGCCTGTTGGCGCTGCCCCTGGTACAGGCCGCGGCGGCCCTGGCGGCGGAACTGCCGGAGCGCCCGGAGAAGAAGAACCCGACCGAGGAACCGGACGCCGAGTAG